Proteins from a genomic interval of Spiroplasma diminutum CUAS-1:
- a CDS encoding 23S rRNA (pseudouridine(1915)-N(3))-methyltransferase RlmH, with protein sequence MKIKLICFNKVNKEFKEIYQFYIDKLKNHCDLEIIEINEFDHGDMKSNMNKNEQNIDLKLKEIKDFEIFLLDINSKMYSSEMIAETIQEVQNYKGGKICFIIGPSDGFSENFRKTYKNKISFGLITLPYNLVRVVLLEQLYRGFKISKNQKYHK encoded by the coding sequence ATGAAAATAAAGCTAATCTGTTTTAATAAAGTTAATAAAGAATTTAAAGAAATATATCAATTCTATATAGATAAATTAAAAAATCATTGTGATTTAGAAATAATTGAAATAAATGAATTTGATCATGGTGATATGAAATCTAATATGAATAAAAATGAACAAAATATTGATCTTAAACTTAAAGAAATTAAGGACTTTGAAATTTTTCTATTAGATATAAATTCAAAAATGTATAGTTCAGAAATGATAGCTGAAACAATACAAGAAGTGCAAAATTATAAAGGTGGAAAAATTTGTTTTATAATTGGTCCAAGTGATGGTTTCAGTGAAAATTTTAGAAAAACATATAAAAACAAAATAAGTTTTGGACTAATTACACTACCATATAACTTAGTTAGAGTAGTGCTTTTAGAGCAACTATACAGAGGTTTTAAAATATCAAAAAATCAAAAATACCATAAATAA
- the ylqF gene encoding ribosome biogenesis GTPase YlqF, with translation MFDDKSTFNWFPGHMNKSIKEIEEKVSIVDLVIEIVDARAPFSTQNPLLRKILNKRPRLIVMTKFDLSDREITNQWTEYFENTGHRTYIVKNKQTEIYNDILKLINEMTRESQLKQKSRGIEKPQLNVLVVGIPNVGKSTVISRLSKGKSLKIANKPGVTRGMQRIVMNPSITLIDTPGILPARFENETVACNCAATNSIRLDVVPKERMATKLMRYIYNSYPSLIENTYKINKNVLRPINYDDTFTIFEEIAKRNKFTILDEIADVERAIELFVHDIINNNLGRISFEKPIEIKEIAKQAIEKNDLDSTIVSDLTVEW, from the coding sequence ATGTTTGACGACAAATCAACTTTTAACTGATTTCCAGGTCATATGAATAAAAGTATTAAGGAAATTGAAGAGAAGGTTTCAATAGTAGATTTAGTTATTGAAATTGTAGATGCAAGAGCACCATTCTCTACTCAAAATCCCTTACTTAGAAAAATATTAAATAAGCGTCCAAGACTTATCGTAATGACAAAATTTGACCTATCTGATAGAGAAATCACAAATCAATGAACTGAATATTTTGAAAATACAGGTCATAGAACTTATATTGTAAAAAACAAACAAACTGAGATTTATAACGATATTTTAAAACTCATAAATGAAATGACCAGAGAATCACAATTAAAACAAAAAAGTAGAGGAATTGAAAAACCTCAATTAAATGTTTTAGTTGTAGGAATTCCAAATGTTGGAAAATCTACAGTTATTTCAAGACTTTCAAAAGGTAAGAGTTTAAAAATTGCAAATAAACCAGGAGTTACTAGGGGAATGCAAAGAATTGTTATGAATCCTAGCATAACTCTAATTGATACACCAGGAATATTGCCTGCAAGGTTTGAAAATGAAACAGTTGCATGTAATTGTGCAGCTACAAATTCAATTAGATTGGATGTTGTTCCAAAAGAAAGAATGGCAACAAAGTTAATGAGATATATTTATAACTCATATCCTTCTTTGATAGAAAACACTTACAAAATCAATAAGAATGTTTTAAGACCAATCAATTATGATGATACTTTTACAATTTTTGAAGAAATAGCAAAAAGAAATAAATTTACTATACTAGATGAAATAGCGGATGTTGAAAGAGCAATTGAATTATTTGTTCATGACATTATAAACAATAATTTAGGTAGAATTTCATTTGAAAAACCCATTGAAATAAAAGAAATTGCAAAACAAGCAATTGAAAAAAATGATTTAGATTCAACTATAGTAAGTGATTTAACAGTAGAATGATAG